The genomic interval GCGATGGTGACCGACATCTGGGCGCCGAACAGGTTGCGACCGATGGCCATGGTCAGCAGCAGCATGCCGATGACGGCCACGTAGACGGGAAGCGCGAGCGTCCGCAGCCAGCGGTAGTCGATGCTGGCGGCCACGAAGAACAGCGTCAGGCCGATGACGGCCCAGATCACCGTCTTGGCCGTCTGCGACATGCCCTGCCCGGCCCCCGGGTCATTGAAGGCGGCCGAATAGCCCATGACGATGCCGAAGCTGATCAGCAGGAGCACGTACAGCAGCAGTTGGACGTCGAAGTGGCGCCAGTCGCGCGCCCTGAACGTCTCAACAAATGCTGTAGTCGTGGCACCCATCGGTCAGTTCCCGGCCACCAGGCTGAAGTCGTTCGGGTCGAGGCGCAGGTCCTGGCCCAACCCGAAGTGGAGTTGCAGGAAGTACTTCACGACCTCGGTCGAGACGTTGCCGGGCACGACGGCCGAGTAGCTGAAGGCCGCGACCGCCAGGTCGGCGTCGGTCGCGCCCGCCTCGCTGGGCAGGTAGGCCACGAACCAGGAGTGGAACGGCAACGTTCCGCCCTCGGTCGGCGCGCCGAACTCGGCGGTACCGGTCTTGCCGGACAGCGCCCCGGGCAGGTCCAGGTCGCGGATGTTGTAGGCGTGGCCCGTGGTGATGACCT from Chloroflexota bacterium carries:
- a CDS encoding FtsW/RodA/SpoVE family cell cycle protein — protein: MGATTTAFVETFRARDWRHFDVQLLLYVLLLISFGIVMGYSAAFNDPGAGQGMSQTAKTVIWAVIGLTLFFVAASIDYRWLRTLALPVYVAVIGMLLLTMAIGRNLFGAQMSVTIA